A genomic stretch from Argiope bruennichi chromosome 2, qqArgBrue1.1, whole genome shotgun sequence includes:
- the LOC129962305 gene encoding uncharacterized protein LOC129962305, giving the protein MGAFLYSDESRFATQCDTLRIFIWRVRGAPYHPSYVKEIDRFDGKRILVWGGIMLDSRTPLHVFDAGTVNAHICRDEIFEAYVRLFRDAFGPDFIFMVSIPGEQFIYKQARTRNVHNSVAQKQKNKRRGFTVALKHLTIVKRRHNTPTATHPSLSQYRIPPPSVRINIMERSNICGLSKACVFKVLNFLLLFQCGIAFVRGAGRSLNQVKGMNLLKGPTLYSDDSPNDPMQMPPMSLMSQPVVAATYYFSSYRRPVGGLGQSSDPADRCEAADGRQGTCYETTDCIELGGTPMGRCPQEGVCCIFDVPCGGATSEVVSYFRNPGFPLAYEQEGTCKIRVSKHSDAICQIKLEFLVFDLARPVEGNCSQDMLVVTGQNENNLIPKICGLNNGQHFYVDVEDSGAISLHVTMVGVYGRRFNMKITQLRCTGRDAAPPHCLQYHRGTRGAIKSFNYDEPGLLGMGYPNNMDYVICIRKEPGFCSITYQLSAEGRSVAPFAVGALPGAANAATTLTGPVAAECHDDYVLFTGIRVCSGRVSPTAAPNRPTSQPNATSTYILTDATPGPFLVRFVSNGLRNARGFHFTYRQNPCK; this is encoded by the exons atgggggcgtttCTTtacagtgatgagtcgagatttgcCACACAGTGTGACACTcttcgaatcttcatctggagagtgCGAGGAGCTccctatcatccctcctacgtaaaagaaatcgacagatttgatggTAAAAGAAttcttgtctggggtggcataatgttggacAGTCGTAcgccactgcacgtcttcgatgcgggtactgtcaatgcacatatCTGTAGAGATGAGATctttgaagcctatgtgaggttgttccgggatGCTTTTGGTccagacttcatatttatgg tatcaaTTCCGGGagagcaatttatttacaagcaggcgcggacAAGGAACGTCCACAACAGtgtggcacaaaagcagaa AAATAAGAGGAGAGGGTTCACAGTGGCCTTGAAACATCTCACCATCGTCAAACGGCGGCACAACACCCCCACTGCAACACATCCCTCTCTTTCCCAATATAGGATACCCCCACCCTCTGTAAGGATTAACATCATGGAAAGATCAAATATTTGCGGATTGTCTAAGGCATGTGTTTTTAAG gtcctgaattttcttttactattccAATGCGGAATTGCCTTCGTAAGAGGAGCTGGACGATCCCTGAATCAGGTGAAAGGTATGAATTTGTTAAAAGGACCCACTTTATATTCTGACGATTCTCCGAATGACCCAATGCAAATGCCTCCAATGT CCTTGATGTCTCAGCCTGTCGTGGCAGCCACCTATTACTTCAGCTCCTACAGAAGACCGGTCGGCGGGCTTGGTCAAAGCTCAGACCCAGCCGATAGGTGCGAGGCTGCTGACGGTAGACAGGGTACATGTTACGAAACAACTGATTGCATAGAACTGGGAGGAACACCTATGGGTAGGTGCCCACAAGAAGGAGTCTGCTGCATAT TCGACGTTCCATGTGGCGGCGCCACGAGCGAGGTCGTCTCTTATTTTAGGAACCCCGGGTTTCCTTTGGCGTATGAGCAAGAGGGCACGTGCAAGATTCGAGTGTCCAAACACTCGGATGCCATCTGCCAAATCAAATTGGAATTTTTGGTGTTTGACCTAGCTCGACCCGTAGAGGGAAACTGTTCCCAGGATATGTTGGTGGTCACTGGACAAAACGAGAACAACCTTATACCTAAAATATGTGGACTCAACAATGGACAACACT TTTACGTTGACGTGGAAGACTCGGGAGCAATAAGCCTGCATGTAACAATGGTTGGAGTCTACGGACGAAGATTTAACATGAAAATAACTCAGCTGCGATGCACTGGTAGAGATGCAG caCCACCACATTGTCTCCAATACCACAGAGGAACTCGAGGTGCTATCAAAAGTTTCAATTATGACGAACCAGGGCTGTTGGGCATGGGTTACCCCAACAACATGGACTATGTCATCTGCATCAGAAAAGAACCTGGATTCTGTTCGATAACGTATCAGTTGTCTGCCGAGGGTCGAAGTGTAGCTCCTTTCGCTGTTGGCGCCTTACCAGGAGCCGCCAATGCAGCCACTACACTGACCGGCCCCGTGGCTGCAGAATGCCATGATGATTACGTCCTCTTTACGGGAATCAGAGTTTGCTCAGGGCGTGTTTCACCAACAGCAGCTCCAAACAGACCAACAAGTCAACCTAACGCAACTTCTACTTATATACTTACAG aTGCTACACCAGGGCCATTTTTAGTGAGATTTGTTTCCAATGGATTGAGGAATGCAAGAGGATTTCATTTCACCTACCGTCAAAATCCATGCAAATAG